A genomic window from Coregonus clupeaformis isolate EN_2021a unplaced genomic scaffold, ASM2061545v1 scaf0523, whole genome shotgun sequence includes:
- the LOC121560617 gene encoding histone H1-like, with amino-acid sequence MFWGCRVKIAVKSLVTKGTLVQTKGTGASGSFKLNKKAVEAKKPAKKAAVPKVKKVAAKKPAAAKKPKKVAAKKAVAAKKSPKKAKKPATPKKATKSPKKVKKIAAAAKKAVKSPKKATKAAKPKAAKPKAAKAKKAAPKKK; translated from the coding sequence atgttttggggctgtcgcgtCAAGATCGCAGTCAAGAGCCTCGTCACCAAGGGCACCCTGGTCCAGACCAAGGGCACCGGTGCATCCGGCTCCTTCAAGCTCAACAAGAAAGCCGTCGAGGCGAAGAAGCCCGCCAAAAAAGCTGCAGTCCCCAAAGTCAAGAAGGTGGCCGCCAAGAAGCCCGCCGCGGCGAAGAAGCCCAAGAAGGTAGCAGCCAAGAAGGCCGTCGCCGCAAAGAAGTCCCCCAAGAAGGCCAAGAAGCCCGCTACACCCAAAAAGGCCACCAAGAGCCCCAAGAAGGTGAAGAAGATTGCCGCAGCGGCCAAGAAGGCGGTCAAGAGCCCCAAGAAGGCTACAAAGGCAGCCAAGCCCAAAGCCGCCAAGCCCAAGGCAGCCAAGGCCAAGAAGGCAGCCCCCAAGAAGAAGTAA